TGTAGCCTCGTCCCATAGTTGAGCTGTAGCCTCGTCCCATAGTTGAGCTGTAGCCTCGTCCCATAGTTGAGCTGTAGCCTCGTCCCATAGTTGAGCTGTAGCCTCGTCCCATAGTTGAGCTGTAGCCTCGTCCCATAGTTGAGCTGTAGCCTCGTCCCATAATTGAGCTGTAGCCTCGTCCCATAGTTGAGCTGTAGCCTCGTCCCATAGTTGAGCTGTAGCCTCGTCCCATAGTTGAGCTGTAGCCTCGTCCCATAGTTGAGCTGTAGCCTCGTCCCATAGTTGAGCTGTAGCCTCGTCCCATAGTTGAGCTGTAGCCTCGTCCCATAATTGAGCTGTAGCCTCGTCCCATAATTGAGCTGTAGCCTCGTCCCATAGTTGAGATGTAGCCTCGTCACATTGACCAGGTCGACTAATATATAGCCTTCAATTGCTATATGACCTAAATCAATTTATACAAATTGACTTGAAAATATAGTTTTCACATGACTATGATCATGTAACCATACTGTCATAAATATAATTTAAGATGTGTACTCccctatgtgtactcacctatttgtggttgcgggggttgagctttggctctttggtcccgcctctcaactgtcaatcaactggtgtacagattcctgagcctattgggctcttatcatatctacatttgaacctgtgtatggagtcagcctccaccacatcactgcctaatgtattccatccgttaactactctgacactgaaaaagttccttctaacgtctctgtggctcatgtgggtactcagtttccacctgtgtccccttgttcgcgtcccaccagtgttgaatagtttatccttgtttacccggtcgattcctctgaggattttgtaggttgtgatcatgtctccccttactcttctgtctcccagtgtcgtaaggtgcatttcccgcagcctttcctcgtaattcatgcctcttagttctaggattAGTCTAGTGGCTTAGGCTTAGGCTAggctgtgtgtttactagttgtgttttgcgggggttgagctttgctctttcggcccgcctctcaactgtcaatcaactgtttactaactactttttttttttttgtttttttctccacacaccacacacacacacacacacacacacacacacacacacacacacacacacacacacacacacacacacacacacacacacacacacacacaccccaggaagcagcccgtgacagctgactaattcccaggtacctatttactgctagataacaggggcacttagggtgaaagaaaccttgcccatttgtttctgcctcgtgcgggaatcgaacccgcgccacagaattacgagtcctgcgcgctatccaccaggctacgaggcccctgtgtgtgtgtgtgtgtgtactcacctagtactcacctagttgtgtttgcgggggttgagctctggctctttggtcccgcctctcaaccgtcaatcaacaggtgtacagattcatgagcctatcgggctctgtcatatctacacttgaaactgtgtatggagtcagcctccaccacatcacttcctaatgcattccatttgtcaaccactctgacactaaaaaagttctttctaatatctctgtggctcatttgggcactcagtttccacctgtgtccccttgtgcgtgttccccttgtgttaaatagactgtctttatctaccctatcaatccccttcagaatcttgaatgtggtgatcatgtcccccctaactcttctgtcttccagcgaagtgaggtttaattcccgtagtctctcctcgtagctcatacctctcagctcgggtactagtctggtggcaaacctttgaaccttttccagtttagtcttatccttgactagatatggactccatgctggggctgcatactccaggattggcctgacatatgtggtatacaaagttctgaatgattctttacacaagtttctgaatgccgttcgtatgttggccagcctggcatatgccgctgatgttatccgcttgatatgtgctgcaggagacaggtctggcgtgatatcaacccccaagtctttttccttctctgactcctgaagaatttcctctcccagatgataccttgtatctggcctcctgctccctacacctatcttcattacattacatttggttgggttaaactctaacaaccatttgttcgaccattccttcagcttgtctaggtcttcttgaagcctcaaacagtcctcttctgttttaatccttctcataattttagcatcgtccgcaaacattgagagaaatgaatcgataccctctgggagatcatttacatgtgtgtaaatgtgtgtgtgtgtgtgtgtgtgtgtgtgtgtgtgtgtgtgtgtgtgtgtgtgtgtgtgtgtgtgtgtgtgtgtgtgtttactatttgtgccagcagaatcgaggtattagctcttggaccccgcgttTCTACCATCCCTTTTTTATTCTTAtttttactacatatatttctctctaacacactaaAATCCCCAAGATGTAGCAAAGAttacttgttgaccagaccacacactagaaggtgaagggacgacgacgtttcggtccgtcctggaccattcaatcgacttgagaatggtccgggacggaccgaaacgtcgtcgtcccttcaccttctagtgtgtgatctggtcaacatactttagccacgttattgtgactcatcgcctgtactcAAGTAGTTTTCAAATTTTATATTTCACATGCTTGAGAATAAATACACTGTGATAACATTACCAAACTTATAACATAACTAAACCTAAcatcacctaacctaacataaccatgAATAGTAGTAGAAAATAACAATAATTATGTATTAGTTTTGAACTAATTACCTCGAGGGTACATACGCACTGAAGACAGGATGCATCACTGAGTGTTCCCTGCACTATCTACTGGTACAGTTGTCATTCATATTTTGAACGGGGACGTCcgcataaacaactgggcctgtgGCCTTCGGACCAACATGTTTGCTCTATCTGTAGTCTCAGGTGTGTAAGAATCTTCAAATTTACAAATTAATTGTAAGTGGCTACACTTAACCTTAATTACAAGCAACTCTTTTTTAGGAtacaattgtaacatttttgtGTCTGACGCTAATCACAGATACAATAAATATATTGATGATAGAAAAAAAAAGTTCCTTTCATGTGAATTTCAAATAAGCTAATTGAACTAGTAAATTAGCGAAAGTATATCCTTTTCAAGGCGTTCGATATAATATGGTATTGCTTGTAGGCTCAgcatcaacaagccacaatgtagtatAGAgagcaggagatgctttttcacccacagggttataaacccatggaaatgcctacccgccgaagccgtaaatgccaaaactgtgttaAGTTCGTGTTAAGTGTTAAGTCTTCGATAAACGACctccttcctgtcctcgtcgaggccactcggGTTAATGACCTTCACGTAAATTACAACACACCAAGAACAAACAAAACTTCATATATCTGAGACAAAGTGAAAACTGCACCAGCTATCCCATCTACCACCCCGCTAGCTTGCAAGACGAGCAACATATCTATCGAACATCCAATAAAATCAACAGACTCCTAAGCGATACCGCTATCGGTTAGTCTCTGCTAACATTCCATTTTCATTCAATGTTTCAACTCATTTTGTGTTATGGGACTAACCTTCACACttccacccactggatgggtgtggGTGCACGTGTTAGGCAAATGAAAACTGTATGCAACTAGTTTAAAACAAATGTAAATTGCGTAGCTTAAAGACCATTTGGGTCCTATTCCTGAAGCCATTGCGTGACTTATCTCTGTCCCCACCACCTACACGATGGGTACGGGGGCTATAATAATCTAATTTGACTAAATCACCCAACCCACGCacatgaaatggaaagtgaaggtGTTTAAATCATTCCTAGACCCTTGGAAAGTCAAAATTTTAGTGTAACATTCTCTGCATAGTTAAACTAGAACTCGTTTCAACACGTATAGTTCTCGCCGCGTTTTAAGCAATTATTAAAAGATGGCGCCAAGATGGGAAGACAATATGTAGCAACTTGCATTATTGGTACACAACTGACTGCAGCTTGTGTAATAAATACACCTTGAAATGTGTATAGCGTGGTGTGAGGATGTGGGGAGATGCCCTGACTGATGTATGCAAGTTGTCAGTGTTGCACAACTCAACGGCACGTACAGACCCCTGGCTCATGCGGGATGCCCACTTGCTTATTTTTCAACCATTAGCAGTAGGGTTATGAGCAAAAAGCTCCTGTAGGTTTGAGAAGGAAACATTGTAGCACTTTCTGTATATAAATAGTAATGGACTctggggaaagttagatatggacCGACCTTGATTTAATGTCTTCTCAAAGCGGAAAAAGTGCATATCTTCACACCGGCCAAATTGGCAATGGTATGTTCACCAGAGAAAATTGTTGACATATCAACAGTTGCAGAGGATGAGTCATGCAGCTGAAAATTATGGGTGAGACTATGAAAACATTTAACTTTTAGTGCTTAACGCAAAGGTTTTGTCTTATTTATGTTCATTCTCTCATTATGTCCTGATTTTTCTATTAAATTACTCATGAGGGTGGTGCAAGTCCGTTGTCAGTCCTTCACCACTATAGAGGGCACTCCTCTGCTCCATTATCGTACCCATATCAAAATTGAAAACCTCAACCAATCATTACTCAGGAATTTACAGCGGATATGACGAGGCTTTGATCACGCGATCTGTTGTGTAAAGGAAACAATTGCAGCTTTGCTTTGTTGTGGAGTGATCTAGTTCTTGACTCATGATATAGTTTCTGTCGTCCAATTGTTACTTTTCTCACGTCTGTAATGGGTATTatcacttgaggttatcttgagatgatttcggggcttttagtgtccccgccccggtcctcgaccaggcctccacccccaagaagcagcccgtgacagctgactaacacctaggtacctattttactatgccccctgggtaacaggggcatagggtgaaagaaactctgcccattgtttctcgccggcgcctgggatcgaatccaggatcacaagtccagcatgctgtccgctcggccgaccggccactATTGTCTACTATTGTCTCGTAGCACAGTTggtttcgttctcgactcacaatcggggagTCAGGGTTTGATTCTTGGGCGGGactgaaatggttgggcacgtttcccatTCCTCTAATGCTTTGTTGATTTATTAATTGCTTCCATGAACCTGCCCTTGGCTCAGAGGCAGCGTTATTCATTTTGAGGAAAGCTGTTCCGAATTATAATAAACATCGGTATGAACATCGTGGTTGGACCATGCACAGCCTTGTATGTCCCTCTGCAGGTTTTGCAATCATGGTGGCGTGGGGTTGCACCTTGTACTGGGTCTCTGCTTTACATAAACAAGAGCCTCAGACACCTATCCTTGACGATTGCTCATTCATGCTGCTGGTCTTGTCTAGAAATGCGACGTGCCTTATAGCAGAGATCACATCCTTGTTCTGAACTTTTGCCCAGTCCTAAAACAATGCTGAAGATACATGTACAGCATTTCTCTCATGCCATCCATCTTGTCTTAGTTAtagtaaataatataaattaCACATTTATGGATTCATAAGACAATATAAATTACACATTTATGGATTCATAAGACAATATAAATTACACATTTATGGATTCATAGCAGTCATATGATACTTTTGACTGGATAAGGACAAAAAACAAAAACGCTTTGTAACGCACATGTACAGTAAGAATTACAATCAAAATAAGCACTTCTTATACAATATACTCAAACATAGGTTGGTTTGGggttaaggcccatcaaccttgGAGGAATATTAAGGCCAGAATATAGTTCAGTGCTTCAGtaaactcagtgtatatacactaaaTAAGAGCacatgtgtgtatattgtgtgtgcATGACGAACAATATGTTGCATTCAAATTCAGTGGTTATCAATAGGCTAATCACTAATTACTTTTAGTTAATGGTAAGTTTTCATATATTGATATTTCACTTTGAAAATGTTATACAAGATTTTCATTATTGTTAACAAATTTACTGTTTTCATCATTTGTGATGTTGGTAGATGCGTGAATTCCCAACATTCTGCGCTCAATTAAGTTATTTTTTATGCAGAAAATTTAGAACCCTCCAATTTCTCCACAGAGCTGAATGGCCCATATACAATGATTGCAACTAATCCTTATTTGTATTCAAGTCATTGATACTATGAGAAAAGATAGTTTTAATAGCTTTCTTAAGCGCATTTTAAGGGCCAAGATTGATTAGATATTTATGGATGTTGATTAGATACATATTGACGTAATTACTCAATGTTACTTGTGTGTTTTATTGAGAAAGCTAGTGCCCAATGACGTAGTGGTAGCAAACTCCCCctatgaaattgaaattgaaattgacataagtttattgaggtaaaatacgcacaaagggatgaggtagctcaagctattctcaccccgggtccgtctaattaccacaagctaccacaagcttcacaagcttcagaaagcttcctggcaatacgttagtaatgaataaatatgatatgttaagttaggctgacctaacctaacctatcctaacctaacctaacttaactaaaccaaacctaacctaacctagccgaagcttggatcgtcgacttgatttggcgtcaccatctttttattttcgtctaatttctttataaaaagatactttttcagattataattatgttttttcgtgttgtacattcagcaccaacattataatgagtaaatatatcatatttattcattactaacgtattgccaggaagctttctgaagcttgtgtagcttgtggtaattagacggaccgctcaccccgttcagtacatcgtgttaatacatacatagacatacatatacagacacacataatacatacatagaaCATTATGAGAGGTAATCGCCCTATGAGCGAATTCGTTTGGGGTTGAGTCCTAGCCTGGGAACACTGACTTGTTCGATACATGAAGTAACCAGATAGATGGGGTCATGTTTCAGGGAAACTACCCTGTACTAGGGCACTCGCCTTATTGCATTGGCGGGGGCTCTTGCAtttgtgctttggctctttggtcccgcttctcaactgtcaatcaactggagtacaggttcccgagcctattaggggtcttatcatatctacatttgaaactgtactcatctagttgtgtttgcgggggttgagctctggctctttggtcccgcctctcaaccgtcaacctactgattgaaactgtgtatggagtcagccaccaccacatcacttcctagtgcattccatatactaattactctgacactgaaaaggttctttctaatgtctctgtggctcatttgggtactcagcttccacctgtgtccctttgtgcgtgtaccacccatgttaaataatccattcttgtttaccctgtcagttcccctgagaattttgtatgtggtgatcatgtctctctggGCCCTTCAATTTtgtgtatggtgtccactacatcacttcctagtacattccatttgttaacaatTAATATTGTTAATTCCATAAcaattaatattgttattaatataataacaatattattacaatattattacaatataataacaataataacaatattactattattattataacaataataatattgttattattataacaataataataataataatttttatttacaagaaggtacaattggttagtgagattacataagactggTATTTTGACATTCATGCAAAGTCACTAATGAGTATAGCGTTTCACGCAGGTCCTTGACTCTTAATAAATCAGGTAAAATGAAAAGGTACATtatagcaaggttttatatcaacaaataactacaatgtATGTTAACAGGTGATTACACTTGTAAGGATATATATCTTGAATACTAATActgtattggggaagtgggtagtacaagatacattgtgagtttgaagcataaagtaggaaactatgaggatgaaattagataatttttggttttacttttgaacaggggATGGGTTGGACTATTGTTATTCATCaaggagtgagttccaaagactgggaccttttatttgcatggagtgttggcacagattatgtttgactttggggatatcaaagatatatttatttctggtgtggtggtcaTAGGTTCTATTacacagggcctcgtagcctggtggatagcgcgcaggggtcgtaattctgtggcacgggttcgattcccgcacgaggcagaaacaaatgggcaaagtttctttcaccctgaatgcccctgttacctagcagtaaataggtacctgggagttagtcagctgtcacgggctgcttcctggggtgtgtgtgtgtgtgtgtgtggtgtggggaaaaaaaagaaaagaaaaaaaagtagttagtaaacagttgattaacagttgagaggcgggccaaaagagcaaaaagctcaacccccgcaaacacaactaagtgaatacaactaggtgaatacttatCAAGGAAAATTTTCAGATCAAGatttgcatttaggaacaagatTTTGTACAAgtagatagcacatgagaatgtgtggagtgagtgtatttctagcatgttaagggacttaaacagaggggctgtgtgttgtctgaagacagagtttgttatagttctgatagaagATTTTTGCCGGGAGACAATGGACTTTAGGTACAGttctttgcagtggttgaaccccatgcacagataccgtctgtaagatagggatagattagcgcgtAGTATAATGAGAAGAGAACAGAATCGGGAATGTAATATTTGATTTTAGAAAATACTGTATACTGACCATTTTTGAGACTTTTTGGctatgttgtatgtgggtgctgaagttcaataTCTTTTTtatgtatagaccaaggaacttccctcatttttattggaaatgttaacattgtctatctgaagttgaatctaATTTGATAATTTACTACCAAAtagaatgtagtaggtcttttctatgtttagtgtaagtttgttggttgacatacaTGAGTGGACTTTAATTCATTGTTGACAGTATTATTTAGTGTGTAAGGGTTGGGTCAGAATTGATAAAGGTACTagcagtatcgtcagcaaatagtataggtttaagaatgttagaaacatttggaAAATCATTGATGTACATAAGAAATagcagaggtcccaagatgctgccctgtggcacccttgCTGTCAATGGTAATGTGAGGGAGGTTATGCTATTGatagctacatattggtgtctgtcactgagatGCATACAAATATAGTCGAGAGCTAGGCCTCAGGTACCAGAGTGGTgaagtttaagtaaaaggtagttATGATTTACAGTATCTACACAGTAACtttatgttttttattttttttatttatttatatataccagactatttacattcttgtatagtCACTAGCACacacagtgtttcgggcaagtcctcaaTCCTATTATTCCCGGAATACGATCCGCCAAATTGTTTAAAAAcccagtacctattttactgttgggtaaatagaggctacagttaaagattggtgcatagtaaatcctccccagccaggatacgaacctagtccaaagtgctcgcgaaatgccaggtgagtgccttaccactacaccatggggaCTGCTTTAGTTTGATTAAATCCCTTGTTGTGTGAATTCTTTGGGGATTTTTTTGGCAGTTTTTGAGGCTTTGTTTCTGTGAACTCTCCAATTGTCTGTAATGCTTTGTTGACTTTCTTGATGGTTTCCCTGTGGTGTGAGGAATTGTCACTTGCTTCCTGTGCATCTGTgaggggctaggttctggctgtGGTTCACAATAGGCCAAACAGAACTTCTGTGAGTGATGTGACCTTTTTAGCATGGAGAAAACTACTGGATTTGACATATCAGTTATCTTCAGAGATTACTACACAGCACTAAATCCCACCACACAGAACTTGAAGTCTTTAGCTGTCATGACCGTCATGTGAAAAACGTGTTATAATTTGCAGCACTGTTGTATCTTAtccttgaaattatgattttttaaaTGACAGATACTTCATTTTAATATACTTAtacctttcttttttttttgcagagtgaTTTCCTACTTGAGTTTTGTGACGGTGGAATGATGATGGACTGCGGTAAAGGTGGTGTGCCTATTCCCCGAGGTCCAGGGAACAGACCTCCACAGGGCCATCACTTCCAAAGTCTCTCCACAATGGTCCTACAGATGGATGACCACAGCCCAGTCCCAAATCAGCAGTCAGGAAACAGCTTAGGCCCACAGTGGGATAGCAACATAACCTTTTCTACCCCCATGTATCAAGACAATAGTGGTCTCTCTCCAATTGGACCAAACTCACCATCTTTGTGGCCACCTCAGTCTATGGACCTTGACCTGGATATCAAACTGGAGCCATTAGATGACCTGCTTGGTGTTGATGACTTCCTACCAGGTCACACACTTGGCTTAAATTCAACAGATGACGCTTTGCTCGATGATGTAAACTTTGATGATTTACTTATGCCAGAGCAGTATACCAGTACAGGAATTGATCAACCAAATTCACCCCTCACCATGGTGTCAGTGCACCCTGATGAAGTATTGGGTGTCAACAAGGGATTTTCTACACCAACATCCAATTACATGTATACATCATTATCATCTCAGCCAATTAAAGCAGAGAGTACATCATTGTTCTCTTTGCTGGCTTCATCATTTCCTCCTCAAGGTGGAGGCTGGCGTGATCCACTTCTCACGTCATCATCATTTCCCGGACAACCGGCCAACAATCAGCTAGGGAGCATAGAAGAGTGCCCAGGTTCaaatcaacagcaacaaaatatatctcagcagcatcacaGTTTGAATCAGGCTTCAGGCTCTACATCAGCGCTTCAGGAATTACTCTTGCGATCCCCGTCTGCCCCACTTTCTCCCAACAGTGTATCTTCGCAACAGGGTGTGCCATCACCACAAGAACCTCCCATGGGACAGTCCGTTCCACGACCTACTTCCCTCTCGGCTGCCAACCCATTGCTTTCTGCTCGGCTCTCGTCCTCGGCACCTTCTCGAAACTTTTCTTTAGAACAAGCATGGCAAAGAAGAGAACCAAGACAACACCTTTTGTCAACTGGTTCTTTGGCAGAAGAATTTGGTGGTTCTGCTTCATCTCTTAGTACAGGTATGCGTACCTAAtttccttcagaaatagaaatctTTTggcaaaatatattttataaaagAAAGATTTAAGATGTTTATATTCACAAGTACATTAATAAGTACTGTATTTACTATACAGTAATGACctattttatttagtttagttttaattAAATATAATACTGCTTAACTAAGCATAACAAATATAGAATTCAGAAATATTATTTGTTTGGAACTGAAATAGAATGCATTTGCTAAGACAGGACATTTTATTTGGTAAATATTATAACAATGTAAATTAGTTTTATGTAAACTCTTTTTGCATGGTAATAACATTAATTATACTGTACATATTTTGTTTCAGTTGGAGGCATTTTGTCTCCAGGTTGTCACGATCTGTCCATAGATGAAGGTATTGACTCAGATGATGAATCGGACAACGAACACTATGACTCCGAGTCTGATAATGGTAAAGTTCAACTATATTATTCTTAATTTTGTGTTTGAATTCAAAGTAAATATATTGGTTTAATTAGTTTTTCTGTACAGTATATACTGTAGTAAACACATTTGCACTGACGCTTGCCAAATGATCAAGCACACCATGATCAAGCACacctttgacctcaccagtgatgaggtcaaaaggtgtctgctggagctggatgtgacaaaggctgttgggcctgatagaatcgcaccatggatactaaaggaaggtgcagaagcactaagtgtgccactctctatggtgtatagcaggtcactggaaacaggagacttaccagaaagttggaagacagctaacgtggtcccaatatacaaaaagggtgacaggcaagaggcactgaattacaggccagttttaccttaacttgtataccaaatGTCACACAGTTCATAGTGGTTTCAGTTTCTTTTGATATTAAAAACAGTTTTATCCTTTTGTATTCTTTCTCAAGGCCTTTGTTATTCTCATTTGTATGTGTTGGTGCGCATTGCAGTAGTTGGAAAGTTAAATGTTTTTGATACTTATATGTGAAAtttcttcacttgtgatttatttCTTGATTACGAGTTTTGAAGATGTGAAAATCTGGATATGGCTAATAGGTTATTTTTGTTAAGATACTGTAGCTCTGTACAGACAACCATGTCTTAAATactatacagtatatgaaaataCAAAATCATATGAAATTTTAAATTACTGTccttacatttctgcaatacagCACTTCTTCATTTATAATGGGATAAGGTAACTAAATTATTATTTGATTAAGCAAATAATGGGGgatggggacctttgacaagctgctgtCTTCCTGTTCTCACTAAAACCATTAGAAATAGTGGCCCCCTCTGGTAAATTCAGGATTTTGCCATCAAAATTTAGCCATTATGAATACACTTACAATTACCACTTTACTTTTCAGACTCAGTAGTGAGTGAAGACACAGGCAGTCTCTCAAGTTCTCTGGGGAAGAAAGAGCGATACTTCTGGCAGTATAACGTCCAAGCAAAGGGACCCAAGGGGCAGCGTGTGAGCATTAACCAACAGCAGCGCGACCCTCACAGTTTGCCGACGATCATGGATCCAGTCTTTTCTCCTCTCTGCTCCATCCAGGGGATCAAACACAGGTATTTCTAAAAATATTTTGTAGAGTACAACACTTGCTACACCCTCATCACATTGCAGAGTTAATGAGCATTCATATACTATGGTGAAGAGAGTATTGTTatgtacttaggattgttgaaggaTTGAATTAGGTTGAATTGATGAATGGAGTGCAAATATGAGCATTACATTATTAGTTTTAACAGTGTTTGAAGAGTGCTGGATAAAATattagaaaaatatatgtaaAGGTTAAGTGTATTAATACATTAGCTGAAATGTGTGAAAACTGCAGGCCTTGCTGATAGATGTACTGTACATAAATGATTAAATTCAGCAGAAATCAAGATATAGAAAAGGTGAAGAGTGTTTACCAGACGGTATATGAAAGTAAGACTGTATCAGATGATTGGAAAAACAACTATGATTGTTCCTTTGTAcagtataaaaaaaaaaggggacaGCAGTGAGAGTAAGAATTATAGATGCATGAGTTTACTAAGAGTTTTAGGTAAAGTATATGATGTGAAGAATACAAAAAATACTTAATAATTTATCAGTGATAAAATATAGTTTCCATATTGGAAGAGGATGAACAGACAGATGTTTGCGTTGATATAGCTAGTGGACATAGCATGTGAAAATAGCTGAGGATTACATGGCCTTGGT
This sequence is a window from Procambarus clarkii isolate CNS0578487 chromosome 80, FALCON_Pclarkii_2.0, whole genome shotgun sequence. Protein-coding genes within it:
- the LOC138349498 gene encoding protein CREBRF homolog isoform X2, which gives rise to MSDFLLEFCDGGMMMDCGKGGVPIPRGPGNRPPQGHHFQSLSTMVLQMDDHSPVPNQQSGNSLGPQWDSNITFSTPMYQDNSGLSPIGPNSPSLWPPQSMDLDLDIKLEPLDDLLGVDDFLPGHTLGLNSTDDALLDDVNFDDLLMPEQYTSTGIDQPNSPLTMVSVHPDEVLGVNKGFSTPTSNYMYTSLSSQPIKAESTSLFSLLASSFPPQGGGWRDPLLTSSSFPGQPANNQLGSIEECPGSNQQQQNISQQHHSLNQASGSTSALQELLLRSPSAPLSPNSVSSQQGVPSPQEPPMGQSVPRPTSLSAANPLLSARLSSSAPSRNFSLEQAWQRREPRQHLLSTGSLAEEFGGSASSLSTVGGILSPGCHDLSIDEGIDSDDESDNEHYDSESDNDSVVSEDTGSLSSSLGKKERYFWQYNVQAKGPKGQRVSINQQQRDPHSLPTIMDPVFSPLCSIQGIKHSGKARRGDGNDLTPNPRKLVNIGRELEKLNKTINDMTPVSELPFNVRPKSRKEKNKLASRACRLKKKAQHEANKIKLYGLEQEHKGLISLIDDARSSLIRKVEMGASGNLPNSASPHGQLQCPPSTSPQNSQAHLLQHLEKLVKIRNKHRIAGHTTEFVNRVIENCQNGDSSGGLKEITETFSNTNLATSPSSGVSVGGYSPR
- the LOC138349498 gene encoding protein CREBRF homolog isoform X1; the encoded protein is MSDFLLEFCDGGMMMDCGKGGVPIPRGPGNRPPQGHHFQSLSTMVLQMDDHSPVPNQQSGNSLGPQWDSNITFSTPMYQDNSGLSPIGPNSPSLWPPQSMDLDLDIKLEPLDDLLGVDDFLPGHTLGLNSTDDALLDDVNFDDLLMPEQYTSTGIDQPNSPLTMVSVHPDEVLGVNKGFSTPTSNYMYTSLSSQPIKAESTSLFSLLASSFPPQGGGWRDPLLTSSSFPGQPANNQLGSIEECPGSNQQQQNISQQHHSLNQASGSTSALQELLLRSPSAPLSPNSVSSQQGVPSPQEPPMGQSVPRPTSLSAANPLLSARLSSSAPSRNFSLEQAWQRREPRQHLLSTGSLAEEFGGSASSLSTVGGILSPGCHDLSIDEGIDSDDESDNEHYDSESDNDSVVSEDTGSLSSSLGKKERYFWQYNVQAKGPKGQRVSINQQQRDPHSLPTIMDPVFSPLCSIQGIKHSLSLTHSGKARRGDGNDLTPNPRKLVNIGRELEKLNKTINDMTPVSELPFNVRPKSRKEKNKLASRACRLKKKAQHEANKIKLYGLEQEHKGLISLIDDARSSLIRKVEMGASGNLPNSASPHGQLQCPPSTSPQNSQAHLLQHLEKLVKIRNKHRIAGHTTEFVNRVIENCQNGDSSGGLKEITETFSNTNLATSPSSGVSVGGYSPR
- the LOC138349498 gene encoding protein CREBRF homolog isoform X4, coding for MSDFLLEFCDGGMMMDCGKGGVPIPRGPGNRPPQGHHFQSLSTMVLQMDDHSPVPNQQSGNSLGPQWDSNITFSTPMYQDNSGLSPIGPNSPSLWPPQSMDLDLDIKLEPLDDLLGVDDFLPGHTLGLNSTDDALLDDVNFDDLLMPEQYTSTGIDQPNSPLTMVSVHPDEVLGVNKGFSTPTSNYMYTSLSSQPIKAESTSLFSLLASSFPPQGGGWRDPLLTSSSFPGQPANNQLGSIEECPGSNQQQQNISQQHHSLNQASGSTSALQELLLRSPSAPLSPNSVSSQQGVPSPQEPPMGQSVPRPTSLSAANPLLSARLSSSAPSRNFSLEQAWQRREPRQHLLSTGSLAEEFGGSASSLSTVGGILSPGCHDLSIDEGIDSDDESDNEHYDSESDNDSVVSEDTGSLSSSLGKKERYFWQYNVQAKGPKGQRVSINQQQRDPHSLPTIMDPVFSPLCSIQGIKHSLSLTHSGKARRGDGNDLTPNPRKLVNIGRELEKLNKTINDMTPVSELPFNVRPKSRKEKNKLASRACRLKKKAQHEANKIKLYGLEQEHKGLISLIDDARSSLIRKVEMGASGNLPNSASPHGQLQCPPKHRIAGHTTEFVNRVIENCQNGDSSGGLKEITETFSNTNLATSPSSGVSVGGYSPR